Proteins encoded in a region of the Oncorhynchus clarkii lewisi isolate Uvic-CL-2024 chromosome 18, UVic_Ocla_1.0, whole genome shotgun sequence genome:
- the LOC139373122 gene encoding single-stranded DNA-binding protein 3-like isoform X4, protein MYAKGKGAVVPSDNQAREKLALYVYEYLLHVGAQKSAQTFLSEIRWEKNITLGEPPGFLHSWWCVFWDLYCAAPDRRENCEHSSEAKAFHDYSAAAAPSPVMGNMPPNDGMPGGPMPPGFFQGPPGSQQSPHAQPPHGMGPHGQPFMSPRFPGGPRPSLRMPNQPPGGIPGSQPLLPNSMDPTRPQGHPNMGGPMRMNAPRGMGPMGPQNYGGMRPPPNSMGGPMPGMNMGPGGRGPWPGPNANSIQYSSSSPGHYVGPPGGGGPPGTPIMPSPGDSNNSSENIYTMMNPIGPGGNRPNFPMGPGPDGPMGAMGAMEPHHMNGSLGSGDMDGLPKNSPNNMGGMSNPPGTPRDDGEMGGNFLNPFQSESYSPNMTMSV, encoded by the exons ATGTACGCCAAGGGGAAAGGTGCTGTTGTGCCCTCAGATAACCAAGCAAGAGAAAA GTTAGCGCTGTACGTATATGAGTACCTGCTGCATGTAGGAGCACAGAAGTCTGCACAGACCTTCTTGTCAGAG ataCGATGGGAAAAGAATATTACGTTAGGGGAGCCTCCTGGATTCCTGCACTCGTGGTGGTG TGTATTCTGGGATTTGTATTGCGctgcgccggacagacgggagaactGCGAACACTCCAGCGAGGCCAAGGCCTTCCATGATTAC agtgCGGCAGCAGCCCCCAGTCCTGTGATGGGGAATATGCCACCTAATGATGGTATGCCAGGAGGACCCATGCCGCCTGGATTCTTCCAG GGTCCGCCAGGCTCCCAGCAGTCTCCTCACGCACAGCCCCCCCACGGCATGGGACCACACGGACAG cctTTCATGTCGCCACGGTTTCCAGGTGGACCCCGCCCCTCTCTCCGAATGCCAAATCAG CCTCCAGGGGGAATCCCTGGTTCTCAGCCTCTCCTGCCAAACAGCATGGACCCCACCAgaccacaag GACATCCTAATATGGGTGGGCCAATGAGAATGAACGCTCCACGAGGAATGGGGCCCATGGGTCCACAG AACTACGGGGGTATGAGACCCCCTCCTAACTCCATGGGTGGTCCTATGCCTGGGATGAACAT gggaCCTGGTGGTAGAGGACCGTGGCCTGGTCCCAATGCGAACTCA ATACAATACTCCTCCTCATCTCCCGGCCACTATGTG GGTCCTCCAGGAGGAGGGGGGCCGCCCGGAACTCCCATCATGCCCAGCCCAGGTG ACTCCAACAACTCCAGTGAAAACATCTACACTATGATGAACCCTATAGGACCAGGAGGAAACAGACCCAAC TTCCCTATGGGCCCGGGGCCTGATGGACCGATGGGAGCTATGGGAGCCATGGAACCTCACCACATGAACGGCTCACTAG GCTCTGGGGACATGGACGGGTTGCCAAAG AACTCTCCTAACAACATGGGGGGTATGAGCAACCCTCCCGGGACGCCGCGGGACGATGGAGAGATGGGTGGAAACTTCCTCAACCCATTCCAAAGTGAAAGT TATTCACCCAACATGACGATGAGTGTGTAA
- the LOC139373122 gene encoding single-stranded DNA-binding protein 3-like isoform X3 gives MYAKGKGAVVPSDNQAREKLALYVYEYLLHVGAQKSAQTFLSEIRWEKNITLGEPPGFLHSWWCVFWDLYCAAPDRRENCEHSSEAKAFHDYGPPGSQQSPHAQPPHGMGPHGQPFMSPRFPGGPRPSLRMPNQPPGGIPGSQPLLPNSMDPTRPQGHPNMGGPMRMNAPRGMGPMGPQNYGGMRPPPNSMGGPMPGMNMGPGGRGPWPGPNANSIQYSSSSPGHYVGPPGGGGPPGTPIMPSPGDSNNSSENIYTMMNPIGPGGNRPNFPMGPGPDGPMGAMGAMEPHHMNGSLGSGDMDGLPKNSPNNMGGMSNPPGTPRDDGEMGGNFLNPFQSESASRTALGHAGPLVKVELPDAVCGIDRKQRHRKSLLSNPAPCLSDFLSGSGQ, from the exons ATGTACGCCAAGGGGAAAGGTGCTGTTGTGCCCTCAGATAACCAAGCAAGAGAAAA GTTAGCGCTGTACGTATATGAGTACCTGCTGCATGTAGGAGCACAGAAGTCTGCACAGACCTTCTTGTCAGAG ataCGATGGGAAAAGAATATTACGTTAGGGGAGCCTCCTGGATTCCTGCACTCGTGGTGGTG TGTATTCTGGGATTTGTATTGCGctgcgccggacagacgggagaactGCGAACACTCCAGCGAGGCCAAGGCCTTCCATGATTAC GGTCCGCCAGGCTCCCAGCAGTCTCCTCACGCACAGCCCCCCCACGGCATGGGACCACACGGACAG cctTTCATGTCGCCACGGTTTCCAGGTGGACCCCGCCCCTCTCTCCGAATGCCAAATCAG CCTCCAGGGGGAATCCCTGGTTCTCAGCCTCTCCTGCCAAACAGCATGGACCCCACCAgaccacaag GACATCCTAATATGGGTGGGCCAATGAGAATGAACGCTCCACGAGGAATGGGGCCCATGGGTCCACAG AACTACGGGGGTATGAGACCCCCTCCTAACTCCATGGGTGGTCCTATGCCTGGGATGAACAT gggaCCTGGTGGTAGAGGACCGTGGCCTGGTCCCAATGCGAACTCA ATACAATACTCCTCCTCATCTCCCGGCCACTATGTG GGTCCTCCAGGAGGAGGGGGGCCGCCCGGAACTCCCATCATGCCCAGCCCAGGTG ACTCCAACAACTCCAGTGAAAACATCTACACTATGATGAACCCTATAGGACCAGGAGGAAACAGACCCAAC TTCCCTATGGGCCCGGGGCCTGATGGACCGATGGGAGCTATGGGAGCCATGGAACCTCACCACATGAACGGCTCACTAG GCTCTGGGGACATGGACGGGTTGCCAAAG AACTCTCCTAACAACATGGGGGGTATGAGCAACCCTCCCGGGACGCCGCGGGACGATGGAGAGATGGGTGGAAACTTCCTCAACCCATTCCAAAGTGAAAGT GCTTCTAGGACAGCCCTGGGGCATGCTGGGCCTCTAGTGAAGGTGGAGCTTCCCGACGCTGTCTGTGGCATAGACAGGAAACAGAGACACAGGAAGTCCCTACTCTCTAACCCCGCCCCCTGCCTCTCTGACTTCTTGTCAGGCTCTGGACAATGA
- the LOC139373122 gene encoding single-stranded DNA-binding protein 3-like isoform X5: MYAKGKGAVVPSDNQAREKLALYVYEYLLHVGAQKSAQTFLSEIRWEKNITLGEPPGFLHSWWCVFWDLYCAAPDRRENCEHSSEAKAFHDYSAAAAPSPVMGNMPPNDGMPGGPMPPGFFQGPPGSQQSPHAQPPHGMGPHGQPFMSPRFPGGPRPSLRMPNQPPGGIPGSQPLLPNSMDPTRPQGHPNMGGPMRMNAPRGMGPMGPQNYGGMRPPPNSMGGPMPGMNMGPGGRGPWPGPNANSIQYSSSSPGHYVGPPGGGGPPGTPIMPSPDSNNSSENIYTMMNPIGPGGNRPNFPMGPGPDGPMGAMGAMEPHHMNGSLGSGDMDGLPKNSPNNMGGMSNPPGTPRDDGEMGGNFLNPFQSESYSPNMTMSV, translated from the exons ATGTACGCCAAGGGGAAAGGTGCTGTTGTGCCCTCAGATAACCAAGCAAGAGAAAA GTTAGCGCTGTACGTATATGAGTACCTGCTGCATGTAGGAGCACAGAAGTCTGCACAGACCTTCTTGTCAGAG ataCGATGGGAAAAGAATATTACGTTAGGGGAGCCTCCTGGATTCCTGCACTCGTGGTGGTG TGTATTCTGGGATTTGTATTGCGctgcgccggacagacgggagaactGCGAACACTCCAGCGAGGCCAAGGCCTTCCATGATTAC agtgCGGCAGCAGCCCCCAGTCCTGTGATGGGGAATATGCCACCTAATGATGGTATGCCAGGAGGACCCATGCCGCCTGGATTCTTCCAG GGTCCGCCAGGCTCCCAGCAGTCTCCTCACGCACAGCCCCCCCACGGCATGGGACCACACGGACAG cctTTCATGTCGCCACGGTTTCCAGGTGGACCCCGCCCCTCTCTCCGAATGCCAAATCAG CCTCCAGGGGGAATCCCTGGTTCTCAGCCTCTCCTGCCAAACAGCATGGACCCCACCAgaccacaag GACATCCTAATATGGGTGGGCCAATGAGAATGAACGCTCCACGAGGAATGGGGCCCATGGGTCCACAG AACTACGGGGGTATGAGACCCCCTCCTAACTCCATGGGTGGTCCTATGCCTGGGATGAACAT gggaCCTGGTGGTAGAGGACCGTGGCCTGGTCCCAATGCGAACTCA ATACAATACTCCTCCTCATCTCCCGGCCACTATGTG GGTCCTCCAGGAGGAGGGGGGCCGCCCGGAACTCCCATCATGCCCAGCCCAG ACTCCAACAACTCCAGTGAAAACATCTACACTATGATGAACCCTATAGGACCAGGAGGAAACAGACCCAAC TTCCCTATGGGCCCGGGGCCTGATGGACCGATGGGAGCTATGGGAGCCATGGAACCTCACCACATGAACGGCTCACTAG GCTCTGGGGACATGGACGGGTTGCCAAAG AACTCTCCTAACAACATGGGGGGTATGAGCAACCCTCCCGGGACGCCGCGGGACGATGGAGAGATGGGTGGAAACTTCCTCAACCCATTCCAAAGTGAAAGT TATTCACCCAACATGACGATGAGTGTGTAA
- the LOC139373122 gene encoding single-stranded DNA-binding protein 3-like isoform X1, which translates to MYAKGKGAVVPSDNQAREKLALYVYEYLLHVGAQKSAQTFLSEIRWEKNITLGEPPGFLHSWWCVFWDLYCAAPDRRENCEHSSEAKAFHDYSAAAAPSPVMGNMPPNDGMPGGPMPPGFFQGPPGSQQSPHAQPPHGMGPHGQPFMSPRFPGGPRPSLRMPNQPPGGIPGSQPLLPNSMDPTRPQGHPNMGGPMRMNAPRGMGPMGPQNYGGMRPPPNSMGGPMPGMNMGPGGRGPWPGPNANSIQYSSSSPGHYVGPPGGGGPPGTPIMPSPGDSNNSSENIYTMMNPIGPGGNRPNFPMGPGPDGPMGAMGAMEPHHMNGSLGSGDMDGLPKNSPNNMGGMSNPPGTPRDDGEMGGNFLNPFQSESASRTALGHAGPLVKVELPDAVCGIDRKQRHRKSLLSNPAPCLSDFLSGSGQ; encoded by the exons ATGTACGCCAAGGGGAAAGGTGCTGTTGTGCCCTCAGATAACCAAGCAAGAGAAAA GTTAGCGCTGTACGTATATGAGTACCTGCTGCATGTAGGAGCACAGAAGTCTGCACAGACCTTCTTGTCAGAG ataCGATGGGAAAAGAATATTACGTTAGGGGAGCCTCCTGGATTCCTGCACTCGTGGTGGTG TGTATTCTGGGATTTGTATTGCGctgcgccggacagacgggagaactGCGAACACTCCAGCGAGGCCAAGGCCTTCCATGATTAC agtgCGGCAGCAGCCCCCAGTCCTGTGATGGGGAATATGCCACCTAATGATGGTATGCCAGGAGGACCCATGCCGCCTGGATTCTTCCAG GGTCCGCCAGGCTCCCAGCAGTCTCCTCACGCACAGCCCCCCCACGGCATGGGACCACACGGACAG cctTTCATGTCGCCACGGTTTCCAGGTGGACCCCGCCCCTCTCTCCGAATGCCAAATCAG CCTCCAGGGGGAATCCCTGGTTCTCAGCCTCTCCTGCCAAACAGCATGGACCCCACCAgaccacaag GACATCCTAATATGGGTGGGCCAATGAGAATGAACGCTCCACGAGGAATGGGGCCCATGGGTCCACAG AACTACGGGGGTATGAGACCCCCTCCTAACTCCATGGGTGGTCCTATGCCTGGGATGAACAT gggaCCTGGTGGTAGAGGACCGTGGCCTGGTCCCAATGCGAACTCA ATACAATACTCCTCCTCATCTCCCGGCCACTATGTG GGTCCTCCAGGAGGAGGGGGGCCGCCCGGAACTCCCATCATGCCCAGCCCAGGTG ACTCCAACAACTCCAGTGAAAACATCTACACTATGATGAACCCTATAGGACCAGGAGGAAACAGACCCAAC TTCCCTATGGGCCCGGGGCCTGATGGACCGATGGGAGCTATGGGAGCCATGGAACCTCACCACATGAACGGCTCACTAG GCTCTGGGGACATGGACGGGTTGCCAAAG AACTCTCCTAACAACATGGGGGGTATGAGCAACCCTCCCGGGACGCCGCGGGACGATGGAGAGATGGGTGGAAACTTCCTCAACCCATTCCAAAGTGAAAGT GCTTCTAGGACAGCCCTGGGGCATGCTGGGCCTCTAGTGAAGGTGGAGCTTCCCGACGCTGTCTGTGGCATAGACAGGAAACAGAGACACAGGAAGTCCCTACTCTCTAACCCCGCCCCCTGCCTCTCTGACTTCTTGTCAGGCTCTGGACAATGA
- the LOC139373122 gene encoding single-stranded DNA-binding protein 3-like isoform X2, translated as MYAKGKGAVVPSDNQAREKLALYVYEYLLHVGAQKSAQTFLSEIRWEKNITLGEPPGFLHSWWCVFWDLYCAAPDRRENCEHSSEAKAFHDYSAAAAPSPVMGNMPPNDGMPGGPMPPGFFQGPPGSQQSPHAQPPHGMGPHGQPFMSPRFPGGPRPSLRMPNQPPGGIPGSQPLLPNSMDPTRPQGHPNMGGPMRMNAPRGMGPMGPQNYGGMRPPPNSMGGPMPGMNMGPGGRGPWPGPNANSIQYSSSSPGHYVGPPGGGGPPGTPIMPSPDSNNSSENIYTMMNPIGPGGNRPNFPMGPGPDGPMGAMGAMEPHHMNGSLGSGDMDGLPKNSPNNMGGMSNPPGTPRDDGEMGGNFLNPFQSESASRTALGHAGPLVKVELPDAVCGIDRKQRHRKSLLSNPAPCLSDFLSGSGQ; from the exons ATGTACGCCAAGGGGAAAGGTGCTGTTGTGCCCTCAGATAACCAAGCAAGAGAAAA GTTAGCGCTGTACGTATATGAGTACCTGCTGCATGTAGGAGCACAGAAGTCTGCACAGACCTTCTTGTCAGAG ataCGATGGGAAAAGAATATTACGTTAGGGGAGCCTCCTGGATTCCTGCACTCGTGGTGGTG TGTATTCTGGGATTTGTATTGCGctgcgccggacagacgggagaactGCGAACACTCCAGCGAGGCCAAGGCCTTCCATGATTAC agtgCGGCAGCAGCCCCCAGTCCTGTGATGGGGAATATGCCACCTAATGATGGTATGCCAGGAGGACCCATGCCGCCTGGATTCTTCCAG GGTCCGCCAGGCTCCCAGCAGTCTCCTCACGCACAGCCCCCCCACGGCATGGGACCACACGGACAG cctTTCATGTCGCCACGGTTTCCAGGTGGACCCCGCCCCTCTCTCCGAATGCCAAATCAG CCTCCAGGGGGAATCCCTGGTTCTCAGCCTCTCCTGCCAAACAGCATGGACCCCACCAgaccacaag GACATCCTAATATGGGTGGGCCAATGAGAATGAACGCTCCACGAGGAATGGGGCCCATGGGTCCACAG AACTACGGGGGTATGAGACCCCCTCCTAACTCCATGGGTGGTCCTATGCCTGGGATGAACAT gggaCCTGGTGGTAGAGGACCGTGGCCTGGTCCCAATGCGAACTCA ATACAATACTCCTCCTCATCTCCCGGCCACTATGTG GGTCCTCCAGGAGGAGGGGGGCCGCCCGGAACTCCCATCATGCCCAGCCCAG ACTCCAACAACTCCAGTGAAAACATCTACACTATGATGAACCCTATAGGACCAGGAGGAAACAGACCCAAC TTCCCTATGGGCCCGGGGCCTGATGGACCGATGGGAGCTATGGGAGCCATGGAACCTCACCACATGAACGGCTCACTAG GCTCTGGGGACATGGACGGGTTGCCAAAG AACTCTCCTAACAACATGGGGGGTATGAGCAACCCTCCCGGGACGCCGCGGGACGATGGAGAGATGGGTGGAAACTTCCTCAACCCATTCCAAAGTGAAAGT GCTTCTAGGACAGCCCTGGGGCATGCTGGGCCTCTAGTGAAGGTGGAGCTTCCCGACGCTGTCTGTGGCATAGACAGGAAACAGAGACACAGGAAGTCCCTACTCTCTAACCCCGCCCCCTGCCTCTCTGACTTCTTGTCAGGCTCTGGACAATGA
- the LOC139373121 gene encoding ankyrin repeat domain-containing protein 34A-like, whose amino-acid sequence MSVPQDLLPNGSPLIGAARLGKLRLVRLLLEGGAQVNERNPGGETPLLAACKALRGEPTGPGTLKLLRYLLDNQADPNAQDRSGRTALMYSCMERAGAQLASTLLSAGADPSMEDYSGASAMVYAINAQHQPTLQVLLDACRAKGRDIIIITTEMGVSGGPVTRRYLNVLPSPDASPVTCMSPSDIIIKTGSPNSLEGENVFNFRGSGKRGSGSSSSRFSPCELSPVDQSCITPPRQRQWSEPWLAIHNLARLNKVYQEGRRERKVEEEGGEEGGKGEKGSLHHDFKKERREKAELEEEVGDDKESRFVHLYHNETSSGASCSLLFPTEEHLSQAAQSRLSPERRLAPGGSTLDLYREHPSTQTALHCRGGSNVIGGDPMTRKCSVDKLPPCSPSRWQGARRNTLPSLTPAPPLLHLPPLSCYESHLQVPPLGLPVAGVGMVCRTQLPSPSSPLSLTPPLSRTLSSSPALPFKTIFRPGFLPPLPLSSTSSSSFVPPLPPSSERPPRRHSIQLEPLRGEGEEERRRNRGRTEEIRGRGGKEERE is encoded by the exons ATGTCGGTCCCCCAGGACCTCCTGCCAAACGGCAGTCCCCTGATTGGAGCAGCGAGGCTGGGGAAGCTTCGCCTCGTTAGGCTGCTCCTGGAGGGGGGTGCCCAGGTCAACGAGAGAAACCCAGGAGGAGAGACTCCTCTCCTGGCTGCGTGTAAAGCCCTGAGAGGGGAACCCACTGGACCTGGAACCCTGAAACTGCTCAGATACCTACTAGACAACCAG GCAGACCCTAATGCCCAGGACCGGTCAGGCCGTACAGCTCTGATGTATTCCTGTATGGAGAGGGCTGGAGCTCAGCTagcctctactctcctctcagcTGGAGCTGACCCCAGTATGGAGGACTACTCTGGAGCTTCAGCTATGGTCTACGCTATTAACGCACAGCACCAGCCTACACTACAG GTGCTACTGGACGCATGCCGCGCCAAAGGccgtgacatcatcatcatcaccacggAGATGGGTGTGAGCGGAGGACCGGTGACGAGGCGCTACCTGAACGTTCTGCCGTCTCCCGATGCATCACCTGTCACCTGCATGTCACCCTCTGACATCATCATCAAGACGGGCTCACCCAACTCACTTGAGGGAGAGAACGTGTTCAATTTCAGAGGATCag GTAAGAGGGGgagtggcagcagcagcagcagattcTCCCCATGTGAGCTGAGTCCAGTGGACCAGTCCTGTATCACCCCTCCCAGACAGCGACAGTGGTCTGAACCATGGCTAGCTATTCACAATCTGGCTCGACTTAACAAGGTCTAccaagagggaaggagggaaaggaaggtagaggaagagggaggagaggaaggaggaaaggGAGAAAAAGGTTCTCTTCATCACGACTTtaagaaggaaaggagggagaaggCCGAGCTAGAGGAAGAGGTGGGAGATGACAAGGAGAGTCGATTTGTCCATCTCTACCATAACGAGACCTCTTCTGGGGCCTCttgttctctcctctttcccacaGAGGAGCACCTTTCCCAGGCAGCCCAGAGCAGACTGTCCCCTGAGAGGAGGCTAGCCCCTGGAGGTTCCACCTTGGATTTATACAGAGAACACCCCAGTACTCAAACTGCTTTACATTGTAGAGGGGGATCTAATGTCATCGGAGGCGACCCAATGACCCGGAAGTGCTCTGTGGACAAACttcctccctgctctccctctcgctgGCAGGGAGCTCGTAGGAACACCCTCCCTTCCTTGACTCCAGCTCCACCCCTTCTTCACCTGCCTCCCCTATCGTGTTATGAGTCTCACCTACAGGTCCCGCCCCTTGGCCTACCTGTTGCAGGTGTAGGCATGGTGTGTCGGACACAGCTGccatccccctcttcccctctttctctcactccgcCCCTTTCTcgcactctctcctcctcccccgctCTTCCCTTTAAAACAATATTTAGACCGGGCTTTctgcctcctctacccctctcctccacctcctcgtcctcctttgttccccctctccctccctccagtgagAGGCCACCTCGACGTCACTCTATCCAGCTGGAGccgctgagaggagagggggaggaggagaggaggaggaatagaggaagaacagaggagataagagggagaggaggaaaggaagagcgGGAGTGA
- the LOC139372493 gene encoding uncharacterized protein yields MPVRVGASICRSEDEEPRPWTLEEAKDHWIGIEIESEERSVTEEVSPREGLKSEADCAHSKCSIGKVSTERAETILGRVGFLLMNQMQKIPFLKMEEKEKNKKLNKKLKDEEKERKEIKHKEEEQKKREKKEMKEREKEQKKVMKAEKKREKLEQKKREKERKEKEKAEKKRLEGLMKIHNDMMKDRIKKEKKCSEELKKREKAQAAFLEMERKIQEKEEKKREKMRREERKRLEEKKKREPAGGGTETVIEEQGRDESLKMDE; encoded by the exons ATGCCTGTTAGAGTTGGAGCATCCATATGCAGGTCAGAGGATGAGGAACCCAGGCCCTGGACCCTGGAAGAGGCAAAG GATCATTGGATAGGCATTGAAAttgagagtgaagagaggagcgTCACTGAGGAGGTGAGCCCGAGGGAGGGATTGAAGAGTGAGGCGGATTGTGCCCATTCCAAGTGCTCTATTGGGAAGGTTTCAACAGAGAGAGCAGAAACCATCCTGGGAAGAGTGGGCTTTCTGCTCATGAACCAAATGCAGAAAATCCCATTTTTGAAGATGGAGGAAAAAGAGAAAAATAAGAAACTGAATAAGAAGTTgaaagatgaagagaaagagagaaaggagataaaACACAAGGAGGAGGAGcaaaaaaagagggagaagaaagagatgaaggagagagagaaagagcagaagaaAGTCATGAAGGctgagaagaagagggagaagttagaacagaaaaagagagagaaggaaagaaaagaGAAGGAAAAGGCAGAGAAAAAGAGGTTAGAGGGGCTGATGAAGATACATAATGACATGATGAAAGACAGAATTAAGAAAGAGAAGAAGTGTTCTGAGGagctgaaaaagagagagaaagctcaAGCTGCATTcttggagatggagagaaagattcaagaaaaggaggagaagaagagagaaaagatgaggagagaggagaggaagagactggAGGAGAAGAAAAAGAGGGAACCAGCTGGAGGTGGAACTGAGACGGTGATAGAAGAGCAGGGAAGGGATGAAAGCTTGAAGATGGATGAGTAG